The following are encoded together in the Armatimonadota bacterium genome:
- a CDS encoding ABC transporter permease: protein MSTSVPAQARAPRLRAGGTEVLWDRILQGYLVVAYAFLFAPIAVTILSSFNADRFVALPWRGFTWHWYEQAVGNPGLLVGLRNSILVATAVGLTSVLLGFPGAYALTRAGVWWQDVFMLVMISPLTVPWILLGLGLLVFFNTVGIPKSLLTVWISHTVFSAPLAMLIIRGRLHTLSRSYEEAAWDLGASRLRALWEVVFPLSLPAVLGAFLLTFTLSFDEFLIAWIVSGFDVTLPVKIWAMMRSGINPALSAVGTIVFFFSITLSVVAQIVQRRGPAA from the coding sequence GTGAGCACCAGCGTGCCCGCGCAGGCCCGAGCACCGCGGCTGCGTGCTGGGGGGACGGAGGTCCTCTGGGACCGTATCCTGCAGGGCTACCTGGTGGTGGCCTACGCCTTCCTCTTCGCCCCCATCGCCGTTACCATACTCAGTTCCTTCAACGCCGACCGCTTCGTCGCTCTGCCCTGGCGGGGGTTCACGTGGCACTGGTACGAGCAGGCCGTCGGCAACCCTGGCCTGCTGGTTGGCCTGCGTAACAGCATCCTGGTGGCCACGGCCGTCGGCCTGACCTCGGTCCTCCTGGGCTTCCCCGGCGCTTACGCCCTGACCCGGGCGGGCGTGTGGTGGCAGGATGTTTTCATGCTGGTGATGATCTCGCCCCTGACCGTGCCCTGGATCCTGCTGGGGCTGGGGCTGCTGGTGTTCTTCAACACGGTAGGCATCCCCAAGTCTCTGCTCACGGTATGGATCAGCCACACGGTCTTCTCCGCCCCCCTGGCTATGCTCATCATCCGGGGGCGCTTGCATACGCTCAGCCGCAGCTACGAGGAAGCCGCGTGGGACCTGGGGGCGTCGCGACTGCGCGCCCTCTGGGAGGTGGTCTTCCCGCTCTCGCTGCCCGCGGTGCTGGGAGCCTTTCTGCTCACCTTCACCCTCTCCTTCGACGAGTTCCTCATCGCCTGGATCGTCTCCGGATTCGATGTGACGCTGCCGGTGAAGATCTGGGCGATGATGCGCTCCGGGATCAACCCCGCCCTCAGCGCCGTGGGCACCATTGTCTTCTTCTTCTCCATTACCCTCAGCGTCGTGGCCCAGATCGTCCAG